CGCCTGGCGACAGAAGGAACGCCGGGAGTGGCAGGCCTTCGAGACCCACGAACTCCAGGGGAGTACCGTGACCGTCATCGGCCTCGGCGCGATCGGCCAGGCCGTCCTCAAGCGACTCAAGCCCTTCGGCGTGCACACGATCGGCCTGCGATACACCCCGGAGAAGGGCGGCCCGGCCGACGAAATTGCGGGGCTCGAAGCAAACCCACTCCACGACGCGCTCGCACGCAGCGACTACGTCGTCGTCGCGAGTCCGCTCACCGAAACCACTCGCGGATTGATCGACGAGACGGCCCTCGAAACGATGTCGCCTGAGAGTGTGCTCGTCAACATCGCCCGGGGCCCGATCGTCGAGACCGAGGCGCTGGTGCATGAACTCCAGCGAAACGGAATCCGCGGGGCCGCACTGGACGTGACCGACCCCGAGCCGCTGCCCGCCGATCACGAACTCTGGGGACTGGACAACGTCTTTCTGACACCCCATCACGCCGGCTTCACGCCGAACTACTGGGAGCGGCGGGCAGACATTTTGGCCGAAAACGTCGAAATCGCTGAAGAAACGGGCTCCTTCGACGGGTTATGCAACCAGATTCGGTAGTTACAGCCAGCCCTCGGCGGCCAGCAGTTCGCCGTTCAGCACGCTCGCGCCGGCCGCACCGCGGATCGTGTTGTGCGCGAGGACGTTGAACTTGATCCCCGACTCGGTCTCCTGAATGCCACCGACCGCGATACCCATGCCGTCCTCGACCATGCGATCCAGTCGCGGCTGTGGCCGCTCCGGATCCTCGAAGACGGTAATGAGCGGGTCCGGGGCCGTCGGCAGGTCGATGGTCTCGGCGTCCTCGAAGGCGGCTGTGACGGCCTCGATAGAGGGGTTCTCCGCAAACTCCACGAAGACGTTCTCCAGGTGGCCGTCGATCGTGGGGATCCGGTTGCAGGAAGCGGTGACCGCAGCATCGTGGTACTGAACCTCGCCGTCGCCGAGCTCGCCCAGCAGTTTCCGGGACTCCCCTTCCATCTTCTCCTCCTCGCCGCCGATGTGCGGGATCGCGTTGTCGATGATGTCCATCGAGGAGACCCCGGAGTAGCCGGCCCCCGAGACCGCCTGGAGGGTCGCGACGTGGACCCGCTCGATTCCGAACTGCTCCAGAGCTGCGAGGGCGGGAACCATCGTGATCGTCGAGCAGTTCGGGTTCTTGATGAGCGCGCCGTCCCAGCCACGATTTGCCCGCTGGACCTCGATCAGTTCGAGGTGTTCGGGGTTGACCTCCGGAATGACCAGGGGCACGTCCGCCGCCCGGCGCTCGTTCGAGGAGTTCGAGGAGACCACGTAACCCGCCTCCACGAAGTCGTGTTCGACTTCCGCAGCCACGTCGGAGGGCAGGGAGGAAAAGAGCAAGTCGACGTCGTCGGGAATCGCGTCGGGTTCCGTTCGTCGCACCGTCTGTTCCGCGACGCGCTCTGGGATGGGCGAGTCGACCCGCCACTTGGCGGCCGATCGGTAGGACTCACCGGCACTGGCGTCACTGGCAGTCAGAACCCGCAGTTCGAACTCCGGATGATCGGTGAGAAGCTGAATGAAACGCTGTCCGACGGCGCCGGTCGCACCGAGGATGCCAACCTGAATCATACCCGGCGTTTGGCAGCCCGGCCCTAAGCCCTTCTGATTGGGAGCGATTTGCCGCTCAGTTGAGCTTGCGCGTGACGTAGCCGGCGATCCGGTTGCGGACCCCCTTTGACTCGATGTTGGTCAGGGCGGTCACGCTCTCCTTGTTGTGCTCGAAGTCATCAGCCTGGAAGGCCTGGGGATACCGTTCGAGCAGGATCGTTCCGGTCTTTTTGACGTAGTCGGGCTTGATAGCCATATCGGCGCTTACCGGCCGGCCGGGTTAAAAACATTCGTTCCTAGCTCTGCTGGACGCCCCGAAGGACCCGATCCAGCACGCGCGGATCGTCACTGGGCCGGGCCACGCTGACGGCATCTGCACCCCGTTGCAGGTAGTTTCGAGCCGTCTCCCGGTCACGAACCCCGTTGTTCGCGATGAGGAAGGCGTCGACCCGGTCGGCGATCTCTCCAATCACCGGCTCCGAGTCCATCGCGTCGACGTGCAGGATATCCGCCCCAGCCGCGGCGAGAGACTCACTGAGCGCGGGGAGAGCAACCCCGTCGACCTCCGCACGAACTTTCACACTCACCGTCGCGCCGGCCGAACTCACGATCTCGACCTGCTCGCGGAGCCGTTCGGGTTCGCGGAGTAGGGCCTGCCCGCCACCCCGATCGGTCATCTCGGGTTGCCGGCAGTGGGCGTTGATTTCGAGGACCGCGTCGTGATCCACACAGAGGGACGCCGCCCGGCGTAGCGCAGTTGGCTCGACGGCCCGGACGTTGAATCCGGGCTCGATATTCAGATCCGCCAGCTGGCCGAGCTGAGCGTCCATGAACACAAAGGGGTCGTCGGGAAGGAACTCCGAGCGATCACGCTCGGCGACCAGTTCGCGAGCAGCGTCCCGAGTCGGGTCGTCGAGGGCCAGCCCACCGAGAAACGCCAGTCCGGCCCACGGCGAGGCCGCGATCGCCCACTGGGCGTCCGACTCGCCGCTCAAACTTGCGAGCGCGAGGCGGGGTTCGAACATCAGACGACCTCCAGGGCGTCTCTGGTCGCCCTGGCGACCCGCGTCGCGTCCGCTTTCGTCTCGATTCTCGTGTCGGTGCGGATCGTGGGCCGGTCCAGGTTCGTCCCGTCCGCGGTATCGAGCACGAAGGCGTCGACGAAGGGCAGCGCCGCAGCGACCCCGGCCGTCGATGCTTCGTAGCCCTCGGCGCGCATGAGTTTCGCGGCCGGGCCCGAGAAGACCTGGTCCTCGATGAACGGCGAGACGGCGACGACGATCGTCTCGGAGAGCGCCGCGGGAACCCCCGCAAGAGCGAGCATCGGACCGAGACTCGTAATGGGGTTGGCCGGCCCGATGACGACTGGCTCCGCGAGGGCGTCGAGCACGGCCTGGGTGGGTTCGGCCGCTTTAGCGCCGCGAAACTCGACGTCCGAGACGGTCGGCTCGCCGCCGCGAGCGACCCAGAACTCCTGGAAGTGCATCTCGCCGGCCGGAGTATGAACGATGGTCGCGACCGGATCGTCGCTCATCGGAAGCACCGACACCGAGAGCCCAAAGGCCGTTGCAAGCTGTCGGGTGGCTGCCGTAAGCGAGTGACCTTCATCAAGCAGCGAAGTCCGGAGGAGGTGGACGGCCCGGTCCCGATCGCCGATGTGGAGAAACTCCGGGGCCGCAGAGAAGCGACGAAAGCGGGCCAGGTCCCGGCCGGCCGTCTGTGCTGTGTCGGGAAGGTATCGAGGGTCGTCCCCCCGGTCGAGCGCTTCCGTGAGTGCAGCGAGTTCCGTGTTGGTGGTCGCCGTATCGTCCGCCTGGCCCCACCAGCGCTCGCGGTCGAGTCGATCGCTCCGGCCATAGAGGACCGAATCGATGTCGGGACAGACCAGCAACCCCCCGAGTTCCACGTCGTCACCGGTGTTGGCGATAACGGTGACCGCCTCCGGATCGAAAACCGGATCGGTCCCCCAGAGGAGCTTTGGGGTTCCGGTTCCGCCAGCGAGAACGGTCGGCATGCGCGGGTGAAGGCGGTCGGGGCGGTAAACCCTTGTGACCCATCCAGACGTTTTTGTGCGAACCCGACGAATCCGTCACATGATCACGATCAAGGACAGCGTCCACGACCACATCGAGGTCGAGGGCGTGGCGGCGGCCCTGTTGGACACGCCGCCGGTCCAGCGGCTCAGACGGGTGAGCCAACTGGGGACGGCCTCGCTCGTCTACCCCTCCGCGAATCACACCCGCTTCGAACACAGCCTCGGGGTCTATGCCCTGGCCACTCGGGTCCTCGATCACCTGGACATCCGGGGCGAGGACGCCAAGACGGTCAGAGCCGCCGCGCTCTTGCACGACATCGGCCATGCCCCCTATAGTCACACGCTCGAAGACCTCCTCTATCACCGGACCGGGCGGCAGCACGACGACGTCGAGGACCTGCTTACGGGAGACGTGGCCGACATCCTCCTGGCTCACGACATCGAACCCGACCGGGTCGTGGGGCTGATCGCCGGGGACGGGCGACTCGGCCAGCTAATCGCCGGGGAACTCGACGTGGATCGAATGGACTACCTGGTCCGGGACGCCCACCACACCGGCGTGCCCTACGGCACGATCGACATCGAGCGGCTCCTCCGGGCCCTTCGCTTCGTCGACGGGAATTTAGTCCTCGCGGAGGGCAACGTCCAGACCGCAGAGAGTCTGCTGGTGGCCCGGGCGCTGATGAACCCCACCGTGTACAACCACCACGTCACCAGAATCACCAAGCGAATGCTCCAGCGGGCGACCGAGCGCCTCCTCGAGTCGGGAGCGGTTTCGGCCGAGACCGTCGCCCGAATGGACGACCCGGCCCTGCAGGTCGCGCTCCGAGAGGCCAACGGTGCCGCCCCGCTCGCCAGGCGGCTGGCCGAGCGACGGCTCTACAAGCGGGCCATCTGGGCCGAGTACGGGGACGTCGGCCAGGACCGGGCCGGCGAACTCATCGAGGCCACCCCCGAAACTATCAGGGACACCGAAGCGACCATCGCCGAGCGCGCGGGGGTCGAGGTCGACCAGGTGCTCGTCGACGTCCAGGACCCACCATCGATGCAGGAGTCCACCACCCGGGTTATCGTGAACGGCGAGATCCGACGCCTGCCGGCCCAGTCGACGGTCGTCCGGGCACTCGAACAGGCCCAGCGAGAGCAGTGGCGACTGGGCGTTTACGCCCCGGAAGCCCGTACCGAGGCCGTCGGCCGGGCCGCAGAAGCCGTTCTCGGACTAAAGATCACGGGCTCGCGCATTACCGAGACCGACTCGCCGGGGCGCTATGCATCCTTGACCGACTTCGGGGGTGATTCGGCGTGAGACTCGAGGGGCAGATCGTCGTCGGTTCGGACTTCCACGTACTCGAGGGGCGGGTCGTCGTGGAGGCCGGAACGATCACGGCCATCGAGGAGACCCCCGTCGAGAGCGATGACATCATCCTCCCCGCGTTCGTGAACGCCCACACGCACGTCGGGGACTCGATCGCGAAAGAGGCCGGCCGCGGGCGCAGCCTGGAAGCGCTGGTCGCCCCACCGGACGGGCTGAAACATCAACTGTTGGCCGAGGCGAGTGTCGAAGAACAGGTACAGGCCATGCGCCGGACCCTCTCTTTCATGCAGCAAAGCGGCACCGGGACGTTCGTCGACTTTCGGGAGGAGGGCATCGAGGGCGTGAAGGCCCTGGACCGGGCCGCCGAGGGCCTGGCTATCGAAGCACTTCCCTTCGGACGCGGTGACCCCGAGGTTCTCTCGGTCGCGACCGGCTACGGTGCCAGCGGGACGAACGACGGGGACTTCCAGGCGGCCCGCGAAGCGGCCCGCGAGGCGGGCAAGCCCTTCGGAATCCACGCCGGCGAGCGGGACACCTCCGACATCGAGGCGGCCCTGGACCTGGAGCCGGACCACCTCGTCCACATGGTCCACGCCGAGGACGAGCACCTCGAACGGGTCGCTGACCTGGAGATCCCGATCGTCGTCTCCCCACGATCGAACCTGGTGACCGGCGTGGGACTCCCGCCGGTCTCGAAGCTTCGTGAGTACACCACTGTCGCGCTGGGCACGGACAACGTCATGCTCAACGGGCCGTCGATGTTCCGCGAGATGGAGTTTCTCGCGAAGTGCTGTGACCTCGCGGCGACGGAAGTCCTGGAGATGGCGACCCTGGCGGGGACGGCGATCGCCGACCGGCCCGGCGGCATCCTCGCCCCGGGCCGCCCGGCCAAGTTACTCGTGCTCGACGGGGACACGGACAACCTCGCCGGCTATCAGGACCCCATCAGAGCAATCGTCCGTCGGGCAGGGGTCGCGGATCTGAAACGGGTGCACCTCCCGGCGAACAGTTAAGAGGCGAGCGCCAACAATCAGCACGCATGGGCCTCTATGATCGGATCGTCGTCCCCACGGACGGCTCGGCGGCGAGTCGCCCCGCGATCGAACACGCCGTCGAACTCGCGGCGGTCCACGACGCGGAGATCCACGCCCTCTACGTGATCAACCTGGCGAGCCTCTCGGGTGTCCCGACGGAGGGTTCCATGGAAGGGATCTCCGAGGCGCTCGAACGCGAGGGAGAGACGGCCCTCGAGATGGTCACGGAGGCCGCCGCGATCCGGGACGTTCCCGTCGAGCAGGTTCGACTGGAGGGACGGCCCAGCCAACAGATCGTGGCCTACGCCACCGACCACGACGGCGACCTGATCGTCATGGGCACCCACGGCCGGGGTGGCCTCGACCGTCTGCTCCTGGGTAGCGTGGCCGAACGGGTGGTCCGCTCTGCGACGGTCCCGGTGCTGACCGTCCAGGATGCGGGAGCGGAAATCCCCGATTAGGCCTCGCCGAAGACGGGGACGGCCGCGCCGCTCGTGGCGACTGTTGCATCACTGCAGAGTGCAAGCATCGTCCGGGCGATGGCTTCGGGCGCGACCCAGGCGTCGAAGTCGCCGTTTGGGATCATCTCCCGGTTCGCCGGCGTGTCGATGACACTCGGCATGACGGCGTTGGCCCGAACCACCCCGGACTGCTCCTCGGCGATGGTCTCGGTGAGCAACCGCACGCCGGCTTTCGAGGCCCGGTACGGCCCGTCGCCCTGGCCCCCGGAGAGTGAGGCTTTTGCGCTCACGTTCACGATCGCTCCCTCGGTCGCCTGCAGGTGCGGGAGGGCGTGTTTCGAGGCGAGAAACATGGTCTTGAGGTTCACGTCGAAGACCATCTCGAAGGTCGAGAGGTCGGTCTCCTCGATGGGATCGCCGCCGGCCCAGGTCCCGGCGACGTTCAGCAGGTAATCGAGGCGGCCGTGGTCCTCGATGACCTCGGCGACCAGGGACTCGACGGCCGCCTCGTCCGTGAGGTCGGCCTCGTAGAAGGCGATTTGCTCAGTCCCGAGATCGCTCTCGGTCTCGCTCGGCGGGCGGCGGTCCGTTCCGGCCACGGTCGCCCCGGCCGACAGGAAGGCCTCGGCGACGGCACTGCCGAGACTCCCGGAGACGCCCGTGACCAATGTGACACGATCGGTGAAGTCGAAGCTAACGTCCATATGGTATGGTAGGGCGTCACGAGGAAATAGCTACGGTTCGACGACCAGTTTGCCGAGGAACTGATCGGAAAGAACGGCTCGCTGGGCCGTCGCTGCGTCCGAGAGGTCGTAGGTTCGGGCGATCCGTGGTCGGATATCACCTGCCTGCATGAGAGTCGCGAGTCGGTCGAGCACGCCGTCGAAGCGTGGCGTGTTGAACATGCTCATCAACACGAGTTCGAGGTCCTTCGCTCGTGCCGCGGCAACGTTCCCAAATCCAGCTTCCGGCGCAGTGTTGCCGATCCCAACCACCCGAGTCCCCACCCGGGCAACCTCGGCGTCGAACTGGAGGTACTCGTCGAGGCGATGATCGAGGATCACCGCCGGGCGGCCCGCGTCGATGACAGCCTGTGCCAGCTCTTCCCGGGCGTAATCCAGAGTGTGATCGGCCCCGAGCGCGGAGAGTTGGTCGTGGATCGCTGGCCGCCCGGTCGCGATGACCTCGGCCCCGGTCGCCGCCGCCAACTGGACGGCAACGTGGCCCACACCGCCCCCGCCACCGTGGATCAGACAGGTCTCAGCGGGTTCGAGCCCCGCGTGGTGGACCAGCGCCCGCCAGGCCGTGACCCCGACGAGGGCGATTGCGGCTCCCGAATCGAAGTCGATGTCGGGCGGCAGTTCGGCGAAATGTGTCTCCGGACCCACCGCGAACTCGGCGTAGGTTCCCTGTCGGTCCCGACCGAGACCGGTGCCGAAGACCCGATCGCCCGGTTCGAACTTGCTGACGTCCGGGCCCACCGCCGCGACGGTTCCGGCGACGTCGGCCCCGGGAATCATCGGAAGGCCGGCCGGGGTGTACGTGCCGGTCCGAAAGTAGGTGTCGACGGGATTGACGGCGGCCGCCGCGACCTCGATCAGTAGTTCGTCCCCGCGGGGCTCGGGCCGATCGACCGTCTCGACGGCCAGTACCGAGGGATCGCCGTATTCGTGATAGCGAACAGCTCGCATACCACGGCCCACGCCCGCGACCCGGTTAAGTCCCCGCCCGGGAAGGTTTATGTCCGACCCAACCCCCACATTTGGCATGCGCTTACACGAGTACCGGGCGAAGGAGGTCTTCGCCGCGGCCGGCATCGAGACGCCAGTTTCGAAGCCAGCCACGGATCAGTCGGCGGCACTCGCGGTCGCCCGGGAACTCGGCTACCCGGTCGCGATCAAGGCCCAGGTCCCCGTCGGGGGCCGTGGCAAACAGGGTGGCATCGAGATCGTCGCCACGGACGCCGAACTCCGGACGGCCGCCGAGTCGATCTTCGGCATGAAGATCGGTGGCTACCAGGTCGAGACGGTCCTGGTCGAGGAAGCCGTCGAGGCCGCCCAGGAGCTCTATCTCGGGGTCACGATGGATCGGGGCGAGAAACAGCCGGTCGTGATGGCCTCGGGGAGCGGCGGGGTCGACATCGAGACCGTCGCCCAGGAGACTCCCGAAGCCATCGGTCGGGAACACGTCGATCCGGCCTTCGGGTTGCATCCCTACCAGGCCAGGAACGCCGTGTACCGGGCTGGAATCGACCGCTCGGTCGCCGGCGACGTGGCGAGTGTCCTCGAAACCCTCTATGCGATCTGGGAGCGCCGGGACGCCACCGACGCCGAGATCAACCCACTGATGGTCACCGCCGACGGGGACGTCATCGCGGCCGACGCCGTCCTCAACCTGGACGACGACGCCCTGTTCAGACAGCCGGAACTCGCCGATTTCGACGCCGAACGAAGGGAGGGGACCCTCGAAACCCGGGCCACCGACGCCGGCCTGGAGTACGTGCGACTCGACGGCTCGGTCGGCGTCGTCGGGAACGGGGCCGGCCTGGTCATGACCACGCTGGATCTCATCGATCACTTCGGCGGGTCGCCCGCGAACTTCCTCGACATCGGCGGCGGGGCCGACGCCGATCGGGTCGCTGCGGCCCTCGATGTGGTCTTCGACGATCCGAACGTCTCGGTCGTGCTGCTCAACATCTTCGGCGGCATCACGCGGGGCGACGAGGTCGCGTCGGGGATCAACCAGGCGCTTGCGCAGTACGAGACACTCCCCGATCCAGTGGTGGTGCGACTCGCGGGGACCAAAGCGGAGGCGGGGCGAAACGCCCTGACCGACGCGGTCGAGACCGTCGAAACACTCGAAGGGGCCGTGAAACGGGCCGTCGAACTCTCCCAGGGAGGTGCCCAATGAGTATTCTCGTCGACGCGGACACGCGGGTCGTGGTACAGGGACTCACCGGTTCCCAGGGGCAATTCCACGCCGAGGCGATGCTGGAGTACGGGACGAACGTCGTCGCGGGGGCCGTCCCCGGCAAGGGCGGTCAGACCGTCGCCGGTGTCCCCGTTTACGACCGGGTCGAGACCGCTGTCGCGGAGACCGACGCCGACGCGTCGGTCGTCTTCGTCCCGCCGGCCTTCGCGGGTGACGCATTGTTCGAGGCCCTGGCCGCCGATCTCGATCTGGTCGTGGCTATCACCGAGGGCGTTCCGGTCCAGGACATGGCCCGGGTCTACCGACGCAGCCAGGACGTCGACACGACGCTGCTGGGGCCGAACTGCCCAGGTGTCATCTCCCCAGGGGCTGCCAAACTGGGCATTCTCCCGGGGAGTGTCTTCGAAGCCGGGTCTGTGGGCGTGGTCTCCCGATCCGGCACGCTGACCTACCAGATCGTCGAGAACCTCACGAGTGCCGGACTCGGCCAGTCCACCGCGGTCGGAATCGGTGGCGATCCAATCGTCGGGATGGACTTCCAGGACGCGCTGGGAGCCTTCGAACGGGACCCGGAGACCGAGGCCGTGGTGATGATCGGCGAGATCGGCGGCGAGGACGAGGAGGCGGCCGCAGCGTTCATCGAGCGGGAGATGGACACGCCGGTCGTGGGGTTCATCGCCGGGCGGACCGCCCCTGAGGGCACCCGGATGGGCCACGCCGGGGCGATCGTCTCGGGGTCGGGCGCTGGCACGGCCCAGCACAAGATCGAGGCCCTCGAAGCGGCGGGGGTCCCGGTCGGGGCCACGCCAGCCGAGGTTGCTGACCTGGTCGCCAGTCACTCCCCCGAGTAATAGACGATCTCGATCGGCCGGTCGAGCACCGGGTCGTACTGGGGGGATTCAGGTAGCCGAGTCAGGGCCTCGGGGCCCGCTGCAGCCGCAGCCGCGAGGGCCAGTGCATCGAGAATATCATCCGTCTTCGAAGCGCCGATCGTCGGCGCGTAGGACGGTTTCGTGAGCGTTTCGACGCCCCGCTCGTAGGCCCTCACGAGTGCGGGATCGTGTGATTCGAGCGCGGCCAGCCGCGCCTCGCGACCGGCCGCAGTTCCTTTCGAGGTAGCAATCGGTGTCCCGCCGTTCAGGCCGGCAAAACTGAGTTCCGGGTGAGCTTCCCGGACCGTCTCGGCCGGGATCTCGGGGAAGGCCTGGAGGAATCCGTCGAGTTCCCGAATCCGGGGGACGATCGCCCAGGCCTGGTTCTGTACGCTGAACTCGGCCGGGCGCTGGCGCTCCTTCGCGGTCTCGATGTTCGGCGCGTAGACCGCCTCCCGCGTGGGGGTGAGAAAGACACTTCCCTGCCTCCCGGCGAGTTCGCGTTTCGCGGCGAGGTCACACGCCCGCTTGCCGGTCTCGGTGAGGCCGATCGGGATGTCGATGAGAATCCGGTCGGCATCGCGGTGGGCCCGCCAGAGGTTGAGGACGGTCGGGTAGAACGCCACCTCCGGCGGTCCGGTCTCGGGGATCACCGCGGTGACCCAGCCGTTTCCGGCCCAGTCGACGCCGACTGCGCTTGCCATAGCTGAACACGGCGGTGAAGGCACTTAGTCGAACGGATGGCAGAAATTTGCCTGTGAAAAGGGGCTCAGTCAGCCATCGGGGCCGACGTCCCGGTGCTGACAGATTCAGTACTCGAGGGTTGGGTAGTGGAATCAACGGGGGCGTTGACGAACAGTGCGTGGCCGATCAGTCCCATCGCGAGGAGCCCGCCGACCGCGACGGCGATCTCGAATCGCAGACCGGCCAGTCGAAGACCGCCGCCGAAGCCGAACAAGACCAGCGGAATGAGACCGAGGACGAAGTCGTAGTAGGTAGTCATGATAATAACCCGTTTGAAAATAATGGAAAGAGGGTATATAATTCCTTTGGAGGGGTTAGGTAGTGCATCCACATAACTTAGAGATCTATTCCTCCGTCCCCTCCGGCCACCCCCGGTGAAGCTCCAGCGAGAGCGCCACTCCCAGAACGGTCAGTGCTCCCGAGGAAGCCACACCAGCGACTGGCTCGGGAAGGAGCACCCCCGATCCGATCGTCGCCGGAGCGACCGCCACGAGCACACCACCGAGCCGGGAGCGACCGCGCCGAAGGTACACTACGCCGAGGAGTACCAGCCCGACCACGAGGAGCAGGCCCCCGAACAGCCCAGGCAGAAGCCAGGCAATCGACGAAAAC
This region of Halodesulfurarchaeum sp. HSR-GB genomic DNA includes:
- a CDS encoding DUF429 domain-containing protein, translating into MASAVGVDWAGNGWVTAVIPETGPPEVAFYPTVLNLWRAHRDADRILIDIPIGLTETGKRACDLAAKRELAGRQGSVFLTPTREAVYAPNIETAKERQRPAEFSVQNQAWAIVPRIRELDGFLQAFPEIPAETVREAHPELSFAGLNGGTPIATSKGTAAGREARLAALESHDPALVRAYERGVETLTKPSYAPTIGASKTDDILDALALAAAAAAGPEALTRLPESPQYDPVLDRPIEIVYYSGE